A window of Candidatus Krumholzibacteriia bacterium genomic DNA:
CAGGCGCGCGCGAAGGCCCAGCGTCGCTCGACCGAGCGCCGCGAGATCTCGAGGATCGACGCCGCTTCCTCGCTGGTCAGTCCGGCGAAGAACTTGAGCCGGACCACCTCGGCGGCTTCCGGCGACTCCTCATCCAACCGTTCCATTGCCTCGTCGAGCATGATCAGTTCGTCGGGGTGATCGACCGCGACCCGTGCGGCCGACTCCCAGTCGACCCGCTCCCAATCCCCGCCGCGCTTCAGGCTCGCCTTGCGCCGGGCGCGCTCGACCAACACGTCGCGCATGGTGCGAGCCGCGATCCGCAGCAGGTGACTGCGGTTGCTCCAGCGATGCCCCTTCTTCCCGAAGCGGGTGTAGGCCTCGTTGGCGAGTTCGGTCGGCTGCAGGGAGTCGGCCCCGTACTGCCGCACGCGACGGCGTGCGATCACGCGCATCTCGTCGTAGACGGCGAGAAGGGTCTCGTCGTCGTCGAAGTTGGGCGGGCGTGGATCTTGGGACACGGGAGCCGATGGGATGAAGGGCGTGGATACGCCCTTCCAGCCTAGCCCGGATTCCTGCCGAGGACCACCGCGTGGAGCGGGGATGTGGTCGGGCGGGGTCGGGCCGGCCGGCATGGCTCCCATGAATGCCAGCCGGCCCGTGAAGACGGTGGCCTCTGCCGCCGTCCAAGAACCCTCGATCGTACCCAACGGAGGCGGTGTCCCATGGGATCTCCGGTTCTGCCACGGCATGCTCGACCGGAGACGAGCGCCGATCCGCAGCGGGGCACTCCTCTATGGAGTCTTCCGCAGACGGGCACCGGAATGTGCCACCCGAAATCCAGGAAACCGTGGATTTCGGCGCATTTGCCTGTTCGTTCGTAACAGCGTGAAGTGATCACACTGTTGTTCGTTCACAGCCCTTGGTTCTCGGCGAGGAAGGTGGGAAGGTCCGCGATCGAATCGAGCACCGTGGTCGGGTCGATGGGCTCGTCGAGGTCCGCTGCCCGGAACTTGCCGGTCCGGACCTGGATCGCCCGGAGCCCGGCCTCGAGTGCACCCCCGACATCGGAACGGATGTCGTCGCCCACCATGACCACGTTCGGCGGCGCGCGATCGACCGCGCTGCACCCCAGGTGGAAGAAGTCGGCGGCGGGCTTGCCGAGGATCTTCGCCGGTCGGCTGGTGGCCATTTCGAAGGCAGCGGCGAAGGGTCCGACATCGAGGCGCCATCCGTCGCGGGCACGCCAGTAGCGGGTGCCCCCGAGCGCGACCAGCGTGCGATCGGGAGCCTCGAGGAGCAGTCGGAGGATCCGGTTCATGGTGTCGTAGGTCCAGGCCTCGCGGAGGTCGCCGATCACCACCGCGCGCACGTCCTCTTCGCTCTGCTCGACGCCCCGGAAGTCCTCGCGCGCGGTCTCCGGAACGAACAGGGCCGCCGGTTCGCGTTCCTGTTCGCGGAGCCACCGCGAGGCGGCGACCATGGGGTTCAGGATCTCGTCGTCGTCGATGTCGAAACCACCATCGCGGAGCTGACGCGCGAGCACCGCGCGCGAGCGCGACGTGGTGTTCGTGACCAGCCGGAGGGGGTGACCGGCTGCCCGCAGCGCGCGGAGAGCCGCCGGTGCGCCGTCGACGGGCTCGGATCCGGAGGTGAGCACACCGTCGATGTCGAGCAGCAGACCGGGCAGGGGGTGAGGCATGCGGACCTCCGGGGGGCGGTGTGGGCGGATCATGGCTCGGACGGGCCACAGGCGCTAGGGTCGTCGGACGCAGGCTCGCGATCAACCCTTCGGAGGTGTGCTGCGATGAAGGCCATGCTCCTCGAGCGGATCGTTTCGATCGCCGACGACCCCCGGCCGCTGACCGCGGCCGAAGTGGCCGATCCCGTCCCCGGTCCGGGCGACGTTCTCGTGGCGGTGTCGACCTGCGGGGTCTGTCACACCGAGCTCGACGAGATCGAGGGACGGACACCGCCCCTCCGGCTGCCGGTCGTTCCCGGTCATCAG
This region includes:
- a CDS encoding ECF-type sigma factor; the protein is MSQDPRPPNFDDDETLLAVYDEMRVIARRRVRQYGADSLQPTELANEAYTRFGKKGHRWSNRSHLLRIAARTMRDVLVERARRKASLKRGGDWERVDWESAARVAVDHPDELIMLDEAMERLDEESPEAAEVVRLKFFAGLTSEEAASILEISRRSVERRWAFARAWLYRILAED
- a CDS encoding TIGR01458 family HAD-type hydrolase; protein product: MPHPLPGLLLDIDGVLTSGSEPVDGAPAALRALRAAGHPLRLVTNTTSRSRAVLARQLRDGGFDIDDDEILNPMVAASRWLREQEREPAALFVPETAREDFRGVEQSEEDVRAVVIGDLREAWTYDTMNRILRLLLEAPDRTLVALGGTRYWRARDGWRLDVGPFAAAFEMATSRPAKILGKPAADFFHLGCSAVDRAPPNVVMVGDDIRSDVGGALEAGLRAIQVRTGKFRAADLDEPIDPTTVLDSIADLPTFLAENQGL